In Zalophus californianus isolate mZalCal1 chromosome 4, mZalCal1.pri.v2, whole genome shotgun sequence, the following proteins share a genomic window:
- the H6PD gene encoding GDH/6PGL endoplasmic bifunctional protein isoform X2, with protein MKCPGCWKMLTVAMCMALVACLQAQELQGHVSVILLGATGDLAKKYLWQGLFQLYLDEVGKGCSFSFHGAALTSTKQGQEFITKVLESLSCPEDMVPRRCAELRGQFQQLSQYRRLRTNEDYMALSKDIEAQLEHKGLREAGRVFYFSVPPFAYADIARSINSSCRPGPGAWLRVVLEKPFGHDHLSAQQLATELGSFFQEEEMYRVDHYLGKQAVAQILPFRDQNRKALDGLWNRHHVERVEIIMKETVDAGGRTSFYEEYGVIRDVLQNHLTEVLTLVAMELPYNVSSSEAVLQHKLQAFRALRGLQKGSAVLGQYQAYGEQVRREQQKPDSFHSLTPTFAGILVHVDNLRWEGVPFFLMSGKAMDERVGYVRILFRNQAYCAQNEKRWVADQSQCLPRQIVFYIGHGELGSPAVLVSRNLFRPSLPSESWKEVEGRPGLHLFGRPLSDYYAYSPVREQDAYSVLMSHIFHGRKDSFITTENLLASWVFWTPLLDSLAHEVPRLYPGGAESGHLLDFEFRGTQLRFSRQQLEQLVPGPGSAPKPSDFQVLRAKYRESPLISAWPEELIAKLADDIEATAVRAVRRFGEFHLALSGGSSPVPLLQQLATRHYGFPWAHTHLWLVDERCVPLRDPESNFQGLQAHLLQHVRVPHYNVHPMPVHLHQRLCAEEDRGAQMYASEISALVTNSSFDLVLLGMGTDGHTASLFPQSPAGLEGTQPVVLTRSPSKPHQRMSLSLPLINRARKVAVLVMGRLKREITMLVSRVGHEPKKWPISGVLPSSGQLVWYMDYEAFLG; from the exons gtgccctggctgTTGGAAGATGCTCACAGTGGCAATGTGCATGGCCCTTGTGGCTTGCCTGCAGGCCCAGGAGCTCCAGGGACATGTCTCTGTTATCCTGCTGGGAGCGACTGGGGACCTGGCCAAAAAATACTTATGGCAGGGACTGTTCCAGCTGTACCTGGATGAGGTGGGGAAGGGCTGCAGTTTCAGCTTCCATGGGGCTGCTCTCACATCCACCAAGCAGGGCCAGGAGTTCATCACCAAGGTCCTGGAGTCCCTCTCCTGCCCTGAGGACATGGTGCCCAGGCGCTGTGCCGAACTCAGGGGCCAGTTCCAGCAACTGAGCCAGTACCGCCGCCTGAGGACGAATGAAGACTATATGGCCCTGAGCAAGGACATTGAGGCACAGCTCGAACACAAAGGCCTCCGGGAGGCCGGCAGGGTTTTCTACTTCTCTGTGCCACCCTTTGCCTATGCGGATATTGCTCGCAGCATCAACAGCAGCTGCCGACCGGGCCCGGGTGCCTGGCTGCGGGTTGTCCTGGAAAAGCCCTTTGGCCACGACCACCTCTCAGCCCAGCAGCTGGCCACGGAACTTGGGAGCTTTTTCCAAGAGGAGGAGATGTACCGGGTGGACCATTACCTGGGCAAGCAG GCCGTGGCTCAGATCCTGCCTTTCCGAGACCAGAACCGCAAGGCCTTGGACGGCCTCTGGAACCGGCACCATGTGGAGCGGGTGGAGATCATCATGAAGGAGACCGTGGATGCAGGGG GCCGCACCAGCTTCTATGAGGAGTACGGCGTCATTCGCGACGTGCTCCAGAACCACCTGACAGAGGTCCTCACCCTTGTGGCCATGGAGCTGCCCTACAACGTCAGCAGCTCAGAGGCTGTGCTGCAGCACAAGCTTCAGGCCTTCCGGGCTCTGCGGGGCCTGCAGAAGGGCAGTGCCGTCCTGGGCCAGTACCAGGCGTATGGCGAGCAGGTTCGCAGAGAGCAGCAGAAGCCAGACAGCTTCCACAGCCTGACGCCGACCTTCGCAG GCATCCTTGTTCACGTAGACAACCTTCGCTGGGAGGGCGTCCCTTTCTTCCTGATGTCTGGCAAGGCCATGGATGAGAGAGTGGGCTATGTGCGGATCTTGTTCCGGAACCAGGCTTACTGTGCCCAGAACGAGAAGCGCTGGGTGGCAGACCAGAGCCAGTGCCTGCCTCGGCAGATCGTCTTCTACATCGGACACGGTGAGCTGGGCAGCCCTGCTGTGCTGGTCAGTCGGAACCTGTTCAGGCCCTCTCTGCCCTCTGAGAGCTGGAAGGAAGTGGAGGGCCGGCCCGGGCTCCACCTTTTCGGCCGCCCTCTGTCGGATTACTATGCCTACAGCCCCGTGAGGGAGCAGGACGCCTATTCTGTCCTCATGTCGCACATCTTCCACGGCCGCAAGGACTCCTTCATCACCACGGAGAACTTGCTGGCCTCCTGGGTTTTCTGGACCCCCTTGCTGGACAGCCTGGCCCACGAGGTCCCGCGCCTCTACCCAGGTGGAGCCGAGAGCGGGCACCTGTTGGACTTCGAGTTCAGGGGCACCCAGTTGCGCTTTTCCCGGCAGCAGCTGGAGCAGCTGGTGCCGGGCCCAGGTTCCGCTCCAAAGCCCAGCGACTTCCAGGTTCTCCGGGCCAAGTACCGGGAGAGCCCGCTGATCTCGGCCTGGCCTGAGGAGCTGATCGCGAAGCTGGCTGATGACATCGAGGCCACAGCTGTGCGGGCGGTGCGGCGCTTTGGCGAGTTCCACCTGGCGCTGTCCGGCGGCTCCAGCCCCGTGCCCCTGTTGCAGCAGCTGGCCACCCGGCACTACGGCTTCCCCTGGGCCCACACGCACCTGTGGCTGGTGGACGAGCGCTGCGTCCCACTTCGGGACCCTGAGTCGAACTTCCAGGGCCTGCAGGCTCACCTGCTGCAGCACGTCAGGGTCCCACACTACAACGTCCACCCCATGCCGGTGCATCTGCACCAGCGCCTCTGTGCCGAGGAGGACCGGGGCGCCCAGATGTACGCCAGCGAGATCTCGGCCCTGGTGACCAACAGCAGCTTCGACCTGGTGCTGCTGGGCATGGGCACAGACGGGCACACGGCCTCCCTGTTCCCGCAGTCGCCCGCCGGCCTGGAGGGCACGCAGCCGGTGGTGCTGACCAGGAGCCCCTCCAAGCCGCACCAGCGCATGAGCCTGAGCCTGCCCCTCATCAACCGTGCCCGCAAGGTGGCGGTCCTGGTCATGGGCAGGCTGAAGCGTGAGATCACCATGCTGGTGAGCCGCGTGGGCCATGAGCCCAAGAAGTGGCCCATTTCAGGTGTCCTGCCTAGTTCTGGCCAGCTGGTTTGGTATATGGACTATGAGGCTTTTCTGGGATGA
- the H6PD gene encoding GDH/6PGL endoplasmic bifunctional protein isoform X3, with amino-acid sequence MLTVAMCMALVACLQAQELQGHVSVILLGATGDLAKKYLWQGLFQLYLDEVGKGCSFSFHGAALTSTKQGQEFITKVLESLSCPEDMVPRRCAELRGQFQQLSQYRRLRTNEDYMALSKDIEAQLEHKGLREAGRVFYFSVPPFAYADIARSINSSCRPGPGAWLRVVLEKPFGHDHLSAQQLATELGSFFQEEEMYRVDHYLGKQAVAQILPFRDQNRKALDGLWNRHHVERVEIIMKETVDAGGRTSFYEEYGVIRDVLQNHLTEVLTLVAMELPYNVSSSEAVLQHKLQAFRALRGLQKGSAVLGQYQAYGEQVRREQQKPDSFHSLTPTFAGILVHVDNLRWEGVPFFLMSGKAMDERVGYVRILFRNQAYCAQNEKRWVADQSQCLPRQIVFYIGHGELGSPAVLVSRNLFRPSLPSESWKEVEGRPGLHLFGRPLSDYYAYSPVREQDAYSVLMSHIFHGRKDSFITTENLLASWVFWTPLLDSLAHEVPRLYPGGAESGHLLDFEFRGTQLRFSRQQLEQLVPGPGSAPKPSDFQVLRAKYRESPLISAWPEELIAKLADDIEATAVRAVRRFGEFHLALSGGSSPVPLLQQLATRHYGFPWAHTHLWLVDERCVPLRDPESNFQGLQAHLLQHVRVPHYNVHPMPVHLHQRLCAEEDRGAQMYASEISALVTNSSFDLVLLGMGTDGHTASLFPQSPAGLEGTQPVVLTRSPSKPHQRMSLSLPLINRARKVAVLVMGRLKREITMLVSRVGHEPKKWPISGVLPSSGQLVWYMDYEAFLG; translated from the exons ATGCTCACAGTGGCAATGTGCATGGCCCTTGTGGCTTGCCTGCAGGCCCAGGAGCTCCAGGGACATGTCTCTGTTATCCTGCTGGGAGCGACTGGGGACCTGGCCAAAAAATACTTATGGCAGGGACTGTTCCAGCTGTACCTGGATGAGGTGGGGAAGGGCTGCAGTTTCAGCTTCCATGGGGCTGCTCTCACATCCACCAAGCAGGGCCAGGAGTTCATCACCAAGGTCCTGGAGTCCCTCTCCTGCCCTGAGGACATGGTGCCCAGGCGCTGTGCCGAACTCAGGGGCCAGTTCCAGCAACTGAGCCAGTACCGCCGCCTGAGGACGAATGAAGACTATATGGCCCTGAGCAAGGACATTGAGGCACAGCTCGAACACAAAGGCCTCCGGGAGGCCGGCAGGGTTTTCTACTTCTCTGTGCCACCCTTTGCCTATGCGGATATTGCTCGCAGCATCAACAGCAGCTGCCGACCGGGCCCGGGTGCCTGGCTGCGGGTTGTCCTGGAAAAGCCCTTTGGCCACGACCACCTCTCAGCCCAGCAGCTGGCCACGGAACTTGGGAGCTTTTTCCAAGAGGAGGAGATGTACCGGGTGGACCATTACCTGGGCAAGCAG GCCGTGGCTCAGATCCTGCCTTTCCGAGACCAGAACCGCAAGGCCTTGGACGGCCTCTGGAACCGGCACCATGTGGAGCGGGTGGAGATCATCATGAAGGAGACCGTGGATGCAGGGG GCCGCACCAGCTTCTATGAGGAGTACGGCGTCATTCGCGACGTGCTCCAGAACCACCTGACAGAGGTCCTCACCCTTGTGGCCATGGAGCTGCCCTACAACGTCAGCAGCTCAGAGGCTGTGCTGCAGCACAAGCTTCAGGCCTTCCGGGCTCTGCGGGGCCTGCAGAAGGGCAGTGCCGTCCTGGGCCAGTACCAGGCGTATGGCGAGCAGGTTCGCAGAGAGCAGCAGAAGCCAGACAGCTTCCACAGCCTGACGCCGACCTTCGCAG GCATCCTTGTTCACGTAGACAACCTTCGCTGGGAGGGCGTCCCTTTCTTCCTGATGTCTGGCAAGGCCATGGATGAGAGAGTGGGCTATGTGCGGATCTTGTTCCGGAACCAGGCTTACTGTGCCCAGAACGAGAAGCGCTGGGTGGCAGACCAGAGCCAGTGCCTGCCTCGGCAGATCGTCTTCTACATCGGACACGGTGAGCTGGGCAGCCCTGCTGTGCTGGTCAGTCGGAACCTGTTCAGGCCCTCTCTGCCCTCTGAGAGCTGGAAGGAAGTGGAGGGCCGGCCCGGGCTCCACCTTTTCGGCCGCCCTCTGTCGGATTACTATGCCTACAGCCCCGTGAGGGAGCAGGACGCCTATTCTGTCCTCATGTCGCACATCTTCCACGGCCGCAAGGACTCCTTCATCACCACGGAGAACTTGCTGGCCTCCTGGGTTTTCTGGACCCCCTTGCTGGACAGCCTGGCCCACGAGGTCCCGCGCCTCTACCCAGGTGGAGCCGAGAGCGGGCACCTGTTGGACTTCGAGTTCAGGGGCACCCAGTTGCGCTTTTCCCGGCAGCAGCTGGAGCAGCTGGTGCCGGGCCCAGGTTCCGCTCCAAAGCCCAGCGACTTCCAGGTTCTCCGGGCCAAGTACCGGGAGAGCCCGCTGATCTCGGCCTGGCCTGAGGAGCTGATCGCGAAGCTGGCTGATGACATCGAGGCCACAGCTGTGCGGGCGGTGCGGCGCTTTGGCGAGTTCCACCTGGCGCTGTCCGGCGGCTCCAGCCCCGTGCCCCTGTTGCAGCAGCTGGCCACCCGGCACTACGGCTTCCCCTGGGCCCACACGCACCTGTGGCTGGTGGACGAGCGCTGCGTCCCACTTCGGGACCCTGAGTCGAACTTCCAGGGCCTGCAGGCTCACCTGCTGCAGCACGTCAGGGTCCCACACTACAACGTCCACCCCATGCCGGTGCATCTGCACCAGCGCCTCTGTGCCGAGGAGGACCGGGGCGCCCAGATGTACGCCAGCGAGATCTCGGCCCTGGTGACCAACAGCAGCTTCGACCTGGTGCTGCTGGGCATGGGCACAGACGGGCACACGGCCTCCCTGTTCCCGCAGTCGCCCGCCGGCCTGGAGGGCACGCAGCCGGTGGTGCTGACCAGGAGCCCCTCCAAGCCGCACCAGCGCATGAGCCTGAGCCTGCCCCTCATCAACCGTGCCCGCAAGGTGGCGGTCCTGGTCATGGGCAGGCTGAAGCGTGAGATCACCATGCTGGTGAGCCGCGTGGGCCATGAGCCCAAGAAGTGGCCCATTTCAGGTGTCCTGCCTAGTTCTGGCCAGCTGGTTTGGTATATGGACTATGAGGCTTTTCTGGGATGA
- the H6PD gene encoding GDH/6PGL endoplasmic bifunctional protein isoform X1, with protein sequence MEHIKPHSLGQNRRCPGCWKMLTVAMCMALVACLQAQELQGHVSVILLGATGDLAKKYLWQGLFQLYLDEVGKGCSFSFHGAALTSTKQGQEFITKVLESLSCPEDMVPRRCAELRGQFQQLSQYRRLRTNEDYMALSKDIEAQLEHKGLREAGRVFYFSVPPFAYADIARSINSSCRPGPGAWLRVVLEKPFGHDHLSAQQLATELGSFFQEEEMYRVDHYLGKQAVAQILPFRDQNRKALDGLWNRHHVERVEIIMKETVDAGGRTSFYEEYGVIRDVLQNHLTEVLTLVAMELPYNVSSSEAVLQHKLQAFRALRGLQKGSAVLGQYQAYGEQVRREQQKPDSFHSLTPTFAGILVHVDNLRWEGVPFFLMSGKAMDERVGYVRILFRNQAYCAQNEKRWVADQSQCLPRQIVFYIGHGELGSPAVLVSRNLFRPSLPSESWKEVEGRPGLHLFGRPLSDYYAYSPVREQDAYSVLMSHIFHGRKDSFITTENLLASWVFWTPLLDSLAHEVPRLYPGGAESGHLLDFEFRGTQLRFSRQQLEQLVPGPGSAPKPSDFQVLRAKYRESPLISAWPEELIAKLADDIEATAVRAVRRFGEFHLALSGGSSPVPLLQQLATRHYGFPWAHTHLWLVDERCVPLRDPESNFQGLQAHLLQHVRVPHYNVHPMPVHLHQRLCAEEDRGAQMYASEISALVTNSSFDLVLLGMGTDGHTASLFPQSPAGLEGTQPVVLTRSPSKPHQRMSLSLPLINRARKVAVLVMGRLKREITMLVSRVGHEPKKWPISGVLPSSGQLVWYMDYEAFLG encoded by the exons ATGGAGCACATTAAGCCCCACAGCCTTGGTCAGAACAGAAG gtgccctggctgTTGGAAGATGCTCACAGTGGCAATGTGCATGGCCCTTGTGGCTTGCCTGCAGGCCCAGGAGCTCCAGGGACATGTCTCTGTTATCCTGCTGGGAGCGACTGGGGACCTGGCCAAAAAATACTTATGGCAGGGACTGTTCCAGCTGTACCTGGATGAGGTGGGGAAGGGCTGCAGTTTCAGCTTCCATGGGGCTGCTCTCACATCCACCAAGCAGGGCCAGGAGTTCATCACCAAGGTCCTGGAGTCCCTCTCCTGCCCTGAGGACATGGTGCCCAGGCGCTGTGCCGAACTCAGGGGCCAGTTCCAGCAACTGAGCCAGTACCGCCGCCTGAGGACGAATGAAGACTATATGGCCCTGAGCAAGGACATTGAGGCACAGCTCGAACACAAAGGCCTCCGGGAGGCCGGCAGGGTTTTCTACTTCTCTGTGCCACCCTTTGCCTATGCGGATATTGCTCGCAGCATCAACAGCAGCTGCCGACCGGGCCCGGGTGCCTGGCTGCGGGTTGTCCTGGAAAAGCCCTTTGGCCACGACCACCTCTCAGCCCAGCAGCTGGCCACGGAACTTGGGAGCTTTTTCCAAGAGGAGGAGATGTACCGGGTGGACCATTACCTGGGCAAGCAG GCCGTGGCTCAGATCCTGCCTTTCCGAGACCAGAACCGCAAGGCCTTGGACGGCCTCTGGAACCGGCACCATGTGGAGCGGGTGGAGATCATCATGAAGGAGACCGTGGATGCAGGGG GCCGCACCAGCTTCTATGAGGAGTACGGCGTCATTCGCGACGTGCTCCAGAACCACCTGACAGAGGTCCTCACCCTTGTGGCCATGGAGCTGCCCTACAACGTCAGCAGCTCAGAGGCTGTGCTGCAGCACAAGCTTCAGGCCTTCCGGGCTCTGCGGGGCCTGCAGAAGGGCAGTGCCGTCCTGGGCCAGTACCAGGCGTATGGCGAGCAGGTTCGCAGAGAGCAGCAGAAGCCAGACAGCTTCCACAGCCTGACGCCGACCTTCGCAG GCATCCTTGTTCACGTAGACAACCTTCGCTGGGAGGGCGTCCCTTTCTTCCTGATGTCTGGCAAGGCCATGGATGAGAGAGTGGGCTATGTGCGGATCTTGTTCCGGAACCAGGCTTACTGTGCCCAGAACGAGAAGCGCTGGGTGGCAGACCAGAGCCAGTGCCTGCCTCGGCAGATCGTCTTCTACATCGGACACGGTGAGCTGGGCAGCCCTGCTGTGCTGGTCAGTCGGAACCTGTTCAGGCCCTCTCTGCCCTCTGAGAGCTGGAAGGAAGTGGAGGGCCGGCCCGGGCTCCACCTTTTCGGCCGCCCTCTGTCGGATTACTATGCCTACAGCCCCGTGAGGGAGCAGGACGCCTATTCTGTCCTCATGTCGCACATCTTCCACGGCCGCAAGGACTCCTTCATCACCACGGAGAACTTGCTGGCCTCCTGGGTTTTCTGGACCCCCTTGCTGGACAGCCTGGCCCACGAGGTCCCGCGCCTCTACCCAGGTGGAGCCGAGAGCGGGCACCTGTTGGACTTCGAGTTCAGGGGCACCCAGTTGCGCTTTTCCCGGCAGCAGCTGGAGCAGCTGGTGCCGGGCCCAGGTTCCGCTCCAAAGCCCAGCGACTTCCAGGTTCTCCGGGCCAAGTACCGGGAGAGCCCGCTGATCTCGGCCTGGCCTGAGGAGCTGATCGCGAAGCTGGCTGATGACATCGAGGCCACAGCTGTGCGGGCGGTGCGGCGCTTTGGCGAGTTCCACCTGGCGCTGTCCGGCGGCTCCAGCCCCGTGCCCCTGTTGCAGCAGCTGGCCACCCGGCACTACGGCTTCCCCTGGGCCCACACGCACCTGTGGCTGGTGGACGAGCGCTGCGTCCCACTTCGGGACCCTGAGTCGAACTTCCAGGGCCTGCAGGCTCACCTGCTGCAGCACGTCAGGGTCCCACACTACAACGTCCACCCCATGCCGGTGCATCTGCACCAGCGCCTCTGTGCCGAGGAGGACCGGGGCGCCCAGATGTACGCCAGCGAGATCTCGGCCCTGGTGACCAACAGCAGCTTCGACCTGGTGCTGCTGGGCATGGGCACAGACGGGCACACGGCCTCCCTGTTCCCGCAGTCGCCCGCCGGCCTGGAGGGCACGCAGCCGGTGGTGCTGACCAGGAGCCCCTCCAAGCCGCACCAGCGCATGAGCCTGAGCCTGCCCCTCATCAACCGTGCCCGCAAGGTGGCGGTCCTGGTCATGGGCAGGCTGAAGCGTGAGATCACCATGCTGGTGAGCCGCGTGGGCCATGAGCCCAAGAAGTGGCCCATTTCAGGTGTCCTGCCTAGTTCTGGCCAGCTGGTTTGGTATATGGACTATGAGGCTTTTCTGGGATGA